TCTATCAGCAACTTGGCCGCAATAATGTGGATAGAGCGAAAGCATATCAAGCTTTGTTTGAAGACCGAATTCCAGATAAAACATTAGATGAAATTCGGGAGGCGACGAATAAGGCTTGGGTTCTGGGAAGTGATTATTTTAAGGAAAAGATACAGGCGCAATTAAAGCGACCGGTTGCTCCAAGAAAAAGAGGCGGCGATCATAGCTCTGCTGATTTTAAAAAGAAAAGCAATCGAGTCTGACCCCATTTTGGGACAGCAGTGAGTCTGACCCCATTTTGGTAACCCCCATTGATAAACGTTAAAAACCGCCAGGCCTGGCGGTTTTTAGGAAAGCGTTCGATGAGGATTAGAGTTGCAGCAAGGCATTGGAAGCCAACCCGATCAGGCCACCGAATACACCACCCCAAACAACCAGCCAACCTAAGTGCTCTTCAATCATCTGTTGCACCATGGTTTTGACCATTTTCGGTGTGAGTTCGGCCAAACGGGCTTCGATAATGGCTTCCACTTTATGCCGAATTTCCGCCATCACATCCGGTTGATCGATTTCATTTTGCAGCAATTCCACGAACTGCTCTTTTTCGGTCATTTCAATCAACGCGCTTTTCATATTGGTGACAAAGGGTTCTTTCAGCGGATTCAACGCCTCCTTGCCACCAAACATGCCGAGCATGCTGCCGAAACTGGACGCCATAATCACATCCGCCAAACGGTCGAAGGCCGGGGTTAAATCGACTTTTTCAATCACCGGAGCTAGATGCAAACTTGGCTGGGCGCTTTGGTTAACAAAACGGTCGATGTTTTCCTGTGAGAAAAACTGCTGCATCATCAAGTCCCGAATGGCTGTCTTGAAGGCTTCAAAACGTGCTGGAATGACCCCGGAACCCACCAGGCCTGGCACTTTTTCAAATAACATATAAATGGCCAACCAGTTGGTCAATGCGCCCGACAAAGCAAACAAACCGACCATTAACAGCCAATTGTTCGGCAAGAGCAACCCGGCCATTAACAATAACAAACTAATGAGGTTGGTAATAAAACTCTTATTCATTTTGAAACAAGATTCCTATCAAATGCATTTAAATCTTTGAATTACTTGCGTTTACCTTTGTATGGGCTTTTACCGCCCGATACCGACTTATTGGCATTTGTGGGGCGAGTGCGGATATCCGGCCGGGCCTCTTCCGGCAAACCAACCGATTTCAACAGTTGATTGATTTGCTTCCAGGTTAACGCTTCCGTTTTGCCTCGGCGCAAAGTACGGGGTAAATCGAAAATGCCGTAGCGAGTGCGCACCAAGCGGCTGACTTGCACGCCTTGCGCTTCCCAAATACGGCGTACTTCGCGGTTACGACCTTCCTTGATGATGACTCGATACCACTGGTTGATGGAATCGTCTTCTTGTTGCGGAATTTTGTCAACGCGTTCAAATTTGGCCCAGCCGTCTTCCAGCTTGACGCCTTTTTTAAGCTGCTTGATGATGTCATCCGACACCTCGCCAAACACGCGCACCGAATATTCCCGCTCCATTTCATAGGACGGATGCATCATGCGGTTGGCCAGTTCGCCATTATTGGTCAAAACCAACAAGCCGGAGGTATTGATATCCAGGCGACCGACACTGACCCAGCGACTGTTGATAATACGCGGCAAATGCTCGAAGATGGTCTCTCGGCCTTTTTCGTCTTTTCGGCTACACACCTGCCCTTCCGGTTTATTGTATAAAATGACCTGAGTCGGTTGGGTGGCGAGACGCGTTTCGCGGACTTGCTGATCGCGGACTTTAATCGTATCCGTGGTAAACGCACGGTCGCCGAGTGTGGCGACTTTACCGTTGACCTTCACCAGACCTTCGGCAATCAGTTTTTCCACTTCGCGCCGCGACCCGAAGCCGCCGCGCGCCAAAATTTTCTGAAGCTTTTCACCCTGCGGCTTGGCAACGTTTGTTGTGTGTTTTGTATTCGTCATATCAGTGTAATCCCACCAGTTGCAGCAAATAGCCCTGAAGCGCTTGATAAGGCCCGGAAATAATCGGCCCCAATACGCCTAAAAACATCATGCCTAATAGAATAAATAGGCCATAAGGTTCCAGGCGGTTGTAAGTGTAAGATAAGCCGGATGGCAAAAACGCCGATACAACGCGGCTGCCGTCCAACGGTGGGATCGGAATCATGTTCAGCACGAGCAACACCAGGTTAATGGCGATGCCCGCCATACCGGAATAGGCCAGAAACTGACCGATATTGTCCGGAGAGGTGCCGCCGGCCGACAGGTCGTAACCGATTTTGGCGACAATCGCCCAACCGATGGCCATCAGCAAATTCGATAATGGCCCGGCCACCGCGACCCAAGCCATGTCTCTGGCCGGATTTTTAAAGTTACGGGCATTCACCGGAACGGCTTTGGCCCAGCCAAATACAAACCCGCCCAGCACCAATAACGCAATCGGAACAATGACGGTACCGACCAAGTCGATATGCTTTAATGGGTTTAAGGTAACGCGACCGAGCATTTCCGCGGTTTTATCGCCCAGTTTGGACGCCACCCAGCCGTGTGCCGCCTCATGCAAGGTAATGGCCAGCAACACCGGAATGGTCCAAATGGCGATTTTCTGCATTATCGAAAGTTCAATCATGATTTCCTCTCATCAGCCGAATGCGTTCGACTATTCGTTAAACTCGCCCTGCCCCTGGCGAATCAAGACCGGCACGTCTTCGGTAAAGTCGATAACGGTGGTGGGTTCATAACCGCAAAAACCACCATCCACAACCGCATCCAAAGCATGGCCGATGGTTTCCTGAATGGTCCAACCATCCGTCATCGGCAATTCTTCGCCCGGTAAAATTAACGATACCGAAATCAACGGCTTGTCAAAATAAGACAGCAGCGCATTCGTAACGGTATTGGGGGTGACGCGTAAGCCGATATATTTACGCTTCGGCGTTTGCAAACGGCGCGGAACTTCACGGCTGGCCGGTAGAATAAACGTATAAGGGCCCGGTAAATGCGATTTCAAATAACGAAATTGTACATTTCCAACTTTTGCGTAGGCCGACAAGTGGCTTAAATCGGGGCAGACCAGTGTGAAGTAATGCTTGTCGTCCAACCGGCGAATGGCACGAATGCGGTCGGCGCCCTCTTTATTATCCAGCAGACAGCCCAAGGCGTAACCCGATTCCGTCGGGTAGGCAATAACCCCGCCCGCGTTCAAAATATCCACCGCCTGCTTTAAAATTCGTTCTTGAGGATTGTCGGGGTGTACCGACAGATACTGGCACTCTCTTCGCACAATGATTTCCGTTTGATTGGTTCGCTGGCCATCGCTTAAGATGAAGGCCGGGATTTACAACGCGAAAATTATACTGCAAAACCCTTAAAAAAGCGCTAGGAATCCAATGATTACATTCGTTTAATTCAATGGTCCGAGTGTTAGCTCTCTAGGAAGACTGAGCGCCTTTCTCGATTGCCGTGCCGGAAAAGCATTCTTCAAACAATTGCCAAACCGGTTGGCAAGCCTTCGGCATGGGCGCAAGCCATCCCAAATCCCGCCAGCTCTGCTCCGGACGGTGAAAATCGGATCCCAACGACGCGTAAAGCTCATAGCGTTCGGCCCGTTGCGCCATGCCAATTTGTTCGGCACAAGGACGAGGTTGATTCACCACTTCAAGCGCCTGACCACCGGCCGCTTTAAAGTCTTCAATCATTTTGTTGAGTTTATTGGAGCTGATTTTATAGATATGCGGGTGCGCAATAACCGCTATGCCGCGGGCATCGAGAATCCAATCCACAACTTCCGTCAACTCCGGCCACTCGACCGGCGCATACATCGGCTTGCCCTTTTTCAAAAATTTATCAAAGGCTTGTTGATGGTTCTTGATATGTCCTTCTTCAATCAGCGCTTGGGCGAAGTGGTTACGGCCGATCATGCCTTCGCCCACCGCCGGCAGGATTTTTTCCAGCAAGCCATGAAAGCGACGACTTTGAAACTTGGCGTCAATTTCAAATGCACGTGTCCAGCGTTTGATACGGTTCGCTTTCAACCCGGCTTGCAGGCGCTCGTTATCGACATCAATATTCAGCCCGACCACATGAATGGTATGGCCCTGCCATTGACAGGAAATCTCCGACGCCGGAATCAAATCCAAACCGTTTTCTTGGGCATAATCTTGGATTTGTTCGTAACCGGCGGTGGTATCGTGGTCGGTAATCGCCAAGGCGGAAAGCTCCTTTTCCAGGGCTCGGTCAATCAATTCTTTGGGGGACAAAGAACCGTCCGATGCGGAGGTGTGGCAGTGAAAATCGGCTTTCATGATATTTCCTAATTGCGTTGGTTCGAAGATGTCGAGATGGCATCAATCCTGACGAAAACGGTAAAAAAACCGCTTGCGGGTTTCTTTACAGCGGAATCCCATATAAAATTGCGGTTCCAGAGTCATTCAGCGAAAACCATTGGTGTTCCCATAAATGGTTTTATTTAACGGTAAAAAGAAACGGCTCTTTTTATTCTACCAAACACAGCCAAAAGTATTGCAATGAAACTATTATTCGATTTATTCCCCGTCATTCTCTTTTTCATCGCCTTCAAACTCTACGGCATCTACGTCGCCACTGCCGTCGCCATCGTCGCCTCCATCCTGCAAGTGGCTTATGTCTACGCCAAAAACAAGCGCGTCGAAAAAATGCACATCATTACTTTAGCGCTAATTATCATTCTTGGGGGCGCCACGCTGATTTTCCAAGACGAAGCCTTCATTAAATGGAAACCGACGGTCGTTAACTGGGGCTTCGCCCTGATTTTCCTGGGCAGCCACTTCATCGGCCAGAAGCCGATTATCCGCCGCATGATGGATCAGGCCATCAGCTTGCCGGATCGTGTCTGGCTGAACTTAAGCTATATGTGGATTGTGTTTTTCATTTTCTCCGGCATCGCCAACATTTACGTGGCCTACCAATACGACACCGACACTTGGGTGAACTTCAAACTTTTCGGTTTGATGGGCTTGACGCTGGTGTTCATCATCGTACAGGGCATTTACATCAGTCGCTACATCAAAGAAACCGGTAAACAGTTCGATGAAACCGAACAACGTGTGATGGATGCGTCCATCGAAACCCTGGCCGATGCGGAACTGGATTCGGTTTCACCGGCCAAGTCGCGCAACAAGCCGTCCGACGACAGCCAATAACTTATTCGTTTTATCCGCCCGGAGGATTCCATGCTTTATTCCATCTTTGCCTATGATGTTGAAAACAGTTTGCCCTTGCGCGCCGAGGCCCGTCCGGGTCACATCGCGCGTTTGAAAGAAATGGCGGAACAAGGCCGCCTGATTCTGGCGGGCCCGAACCCGGCCGTCGATTCCGAAGAACCCGGCGACGCCGGTTTCAGCGGCAGCTTGATTGTGGCTCAGTTCGATTCACTGGAAGACGCCCAGGCCTGGGCGAATGCCGACCCTTATCTGGCCGCCGGTGTCTATGAAAAAGTCGAAGTCAAACCGT
The nucleotide sequence above comes from Hydrogenovibrio thermophilus. Encoded proteins:
- a CDS encoding L-threonylcarbamoyladenylate synthase, with protein sequence MRRECQYLSVHPDNPQERILKQAVDILNAGGVIAYPTESGYALGCLLDNKEGADRIRAIRRLDDKHYFTLVCPDLSHLSAYAKVGNVQFRYLKSHLPGPYTFILPASREVPRRLQTPKRKYIGLRVTPNTVTNALLSYFDKPLISVSLILPGEELPMTDGWTIQETIGHALDAVVDGGFCGYEPTTVIDFTEDVPVLIRQGQGEFNE
- a CDS encoding DUF445 domain-containing protein, which translates into the protein MNKSFITNLISLLLLMAGLLLPNNWLLMVGLFALSGALTNWLAIYMLFEKVPGLVGSGVIPARFEAFKTAIRDLMMQQFFSQENIDRFVNQSAQPSLHLAPVIEKVDLTPAFDRLADVIMASSFGSMLGMFGGKEALNPLKEPFVTNMKSALIEMTEKEQFVELLQNEIDQPDVMAEIRHKVEAIIEARLAELTPKMVKTMVQQMIEEHLGWLVVWGGVFGGLIGLASNALLQL
- a CDS encoding PHP domain-containing protein; the protein is MKADFHCHTSASDGSLSPKELIDRALEKELSALAITDHDTTAGYEQIQDYAQENGLDLIPASEISCQWQGHTIHVVGLNIDVDNERLQAGLKANRIKRWTRAFEIDAKFQSRRFHGLLEKILPAVGEGMIGRNHFAQALIEEGHIKNHQQAFDKFLKKGKPMYAPVEWPELTEVVDWILDARGIAVIAHPHIYKISSNKLNKMIEDFKAAGGQALEVVNQPRPCAEQIGMAQRAERYELYASLGSDFHRPEQSWRDLGWLAPMPKACQPVWQLFEECFSGTAIEKGAQSS
- a CDS encoding site-2 protease family protein, which gives rise to MIELSIMQKIAIWTIPVLLAITLHEAAHGWVASKLGDKTAEMLGRVTLNPLKHIDLVGTVIVPIALLVLGGFVFGWAKAVPVNARNFKNPARDMAWVAVAGPLSNLLMAIGWAIVAKIGYDLSAGGTSPDNIGQFLAYSGMAGIAINLVLLVLNMIPIPPLDGSRVVSAFLPSGLSYTYNRLEPYGLFILLGMMFLGVLGPIISGPYQALQGYLLQLVGLH
- a CDS encoding septation protein A, with product MKLLFDLFPVILFFIAFKLYGIYVATAVAIVASILQVAYVYAKNKRVEKMHIITLALIIILGGATLIFQDEAFIKWKPTVVNWGFALIFLGSHFIGQKPIIRRMMDQAISLPDRVWLNLSYMWIVFFIFSGIANIYVAYQYDTDTWVNFKLFGLMGLTLVFIIVQGIYISRYIKETGKQFDETEQRVMDASIETLADAELDSVSPAKSRNKPSDDSQ
- a CDS encoding YciI family protein: MLYSIFAYDVENSLPLRAEARPGHIARLKEMAEQGRLILAGPNPAVDSEEPGDAGFSGSLIVAQFDSLEDAQAWANADPYLAAGVYEKVEVKPFKKVLP
- the rluB gene encoding 23S rRNA pseudouridine(2605) synthase RluB — encoded protein: MTNTKHTTNVAKPQGEKLQKILARGGFGSRREVEKLIAEGLVKVNGKVATLGDRAFTTDTIKVRDQQVRETRLATQPTQVILYNKPEGQVCSRKDEKGRETIFEHLPRIINSRWVSVGRLDINTSGLLVLTNNGELANRMMHPSYEMEREYSVRVFGEVSDDIIKQLKKGVKLEDGWAKFERVDKIPQQEDDSINQWYRVIIKEGRNREVRRIWEAQGVQVSRLVRTRYGIFDLPRTLRRGKTEALTWKQINQLLKSVGLPEEARPDIRTRPTNANKSVSGGKSPYKGKRK